The proteins below are encoded in one region of Enhydrobacter sp.:
- a CDS encoding nuclear transport factor 2 family protein has protein sequence MDVQALLREFCAAVERRDGKAFAGLFTEDGVYHDVFYGAFEGRQKIAEMIDDWFHRTARDFRWEMFRPVSDGRTLYAYYTFSYVSTLPEAKGRRVGFDGVSVMTLRDGRIAEYREVANAGVGLLEIGFAPERVAKILLKEAARFKARPEWARHLV, from the coding sequence ATGGACGTGCAAGCGCTGCTGAGGGAATTCTGCGCCGCCGTCGAGCGGCGCGACGGCAAGGCCTTCGCCGGCCTGTTCACCGAGGACGGGGTCTATCACGACGTCTTCTACGGCGCCTTCGAGGGACGCCAGAAGATCGCCGAGATGATCGACGACTGGTTCCACCGGACCGCGCGCGACTTCCGCTGGGAGATGTTCCGGCCGGTGAGCGACGGCCGCACGCTCTACGCCTACTATACCTTCAGCTACGTCTCGACCTTGCCCGAGGCCAAGGGCCGGCGCGTGGGCTTCGACGGCGTGTCGGTCATGACGCTGCGCGACGGCAGGATCGCCGAGTACCGCGAGGTCGCGAACGCCGGCGTTGGTCTTCTCGAGATCGGCTTCGCGCCCGAGCGCGTGGCCAAGATCCTCCTCAAGGAGGCCGCCCGCTTCAAGGCCCGCCCCGAATGGGCGCGGCATTTGGTGTGA
- a CDS encoding LemA family protein, which translates to MSLWIVIGIVVLIVLWLIVIYNGLVTGRNQAQTAWSQIDVQLKRRHDLIPNLVQVVKDTMGYEQETLTRVIQARNAAAAASGPAQAGPAEAALSQATRGLLALVESYPQLKANENVKQLQEELTSTENKIAFARQFYNDSVNSYNNRRQSFPAVLAAASLGFGPIELFAMPETEREVPKVALR; encoded by the coding sequence ATGAGCCTTTGGATCGTCATCGGCATCGTCGTCCTGATCGTGCTCTGGCTGATCGTGATCTACAACGGCCTCGTCACGGGACGGAACCAGGCGCAGACCGCCTGGAGCCAGATCGACGTCCAGCTCAAGCGCCGGCACGATCTCATCCCCAATCTCGTGCAGGTGGTGAAGGACACGATGGGCTACGAGCAGGAGACGCTCACCAGGGTGATCCAGGCCCGCAATGCCGCGGCAGCCGCTTCCGGCCCGGCCCAGGCGGGACCGGCCGAGGCGGCCCTGAGCCAGGCCACGCGTGGCCTGCTGGCGCTGGTCGAAAGCTATCCGCAGCTCAAGGCCAACGAGAACGTGAAGCAGCTCCAGGAGGAGCTCACCAGCACCGAGAACAAGATCGCCTTCGCCCGCCAGTTCTACAACGACTCGGTCAACAGCTATAACAACCGCCGGCAAAGCTTCCCCGCCGTGCTGGCCGCCGCCTCGCTGGGCTTCGGGCCCATCGAGCTCTTCGCCATGCCCGAGACCGAGCGCGAGGTGCCCAAGGTCGCGCTGCGCTGA
- a CDS encoding M48 family metallopeptidase codes for MSGPTDFVAAQAANRRNTLLLLVLLTILAAVTGYVVGWLLQSEVVDHVPVVSEVGLLGAGLMAVASIGWSAISLGFGDRLVLAMAEARPIDKPDAPQLYNVVEEMSLAAGVPMPRVMILETEVPNAFATGTKPGHGTIAVTRGLLDKMNRDELQGVVAHEMAHVANLDTRYMVVVGVTVGLIALVCDLILRTMRWGDFSGRRRDGDDKRSGSGSGAGLLILLLIVVAVLAPLAAKAVQMAVSRQREYLADATSVQFTRNPDGLISALTKLAAAAGPFPGVSRATQHLFIVNPVQPMTSRTPALLATHPDIADRIARLRNLGA; via the coding sequence ATGAGCGGCCCGACCGACTTCGTCGCCGCGCAGGCCGCGAACCGGCGCAACACCCTGCTGCTGCTCGTGCTGCTGACGATCCTGGCGGCAGTGACCGGCTACGTGGTGGGCTGGCTGCTGCAGAGCGAGGTGGTCGACCACGTGCCGGTGGTGAGCGAGGTCGGGCTCCTCGGCGCAGGCCTGATGGCCGTGGCAAGCATCGGCTGGAGCGCGATCTCGCTTGGCTTCGGCGACCGGCTGGTGCTGGCCATGGCCGAAGCGCGGCCGATCGACAAGCCGGACGCGCCGCAGCTCTACAATGTCGTCGAGGAGATGTCGCTCGCCGCCGGCGTGCCGATGCCCAGGGTCATGATCCTGGAGACCGAGGTGCCCAACGCCTTCGCAACCGGCACGAAGCCCGGCCACGGCACCATCGCCGTCACGCGCGGCCTCCTGGACAAGATGAATCGCGACGAGTTGCAGGGCGTCGTCGCCCACGAGATGGCCCATGTCGCCAATCTCGATACCCGCTACATGGTGGTAGTGGGCGTCACCGTCGGCCTGATCGCGCTGGTGTGCGACCTGATCCTGCGCACCATGCGCTGGGGCGACTTCTCCGGCCGACGGCGCGACGGCGACGACAAGAGATCGGGCAGTGGATCGGGCGCGGGCCTCCTGATCCTCCTGCTGATCGTGGTGGCGGTCCTGGCGCCGCTTGCCGCCAAGGCTGTGCAGATGGCGGTGTCGCGCCAGCGCGAGTACCTCGCCGACGCAACCTCGGTGCAGTTCACGCGCAATCCTGACGGCCTCATCTCGGCCCTGACCAAGCTCGCCGCGGCCGCCGGCCCCTTTCCCGGCGTCAGTCGCGCCACCCAGCACCTGTTCATCGTGAACCCGGTCCAGCCGATGACGTCCAGGACGCCCGCACTGCTGGCCACTCATCCGGATATCGCCGACCGCATCGCGCGCCTGCGCAATCTCGGCGCTTAG